The following are encoded in a window of Podospora pseudoanserina strain CBS 124.78 chromosome 6, whole genome shotgun sequence genomic DNA:
- a CDS encoding hypothetical protein (EggNog:ENOG503PQIV) — MIVRESEPHANFGRGAYDTTGVPKPPPPKPR; from the coding sequence ATGATTGTCAGAGAGTCAGAACCCCACGCCAACTTCGGCCGCGGTGCCTATGACACCACCGGAGTGCCAaagccgcctcctcccaagccccGGTAA